ATACGAATGTTACCGACATACAAATTGAAAGCATTAAAAATGTACCGATTTGGTTTGTTCACTCTAAGGACGATACAACGACAGTACCAGATGAAACTGTTGTACCATTATATAATAGGTTAATTAATGCTAAAGCACCGAATGTTCATTTCTCTTATTATGAGCATGTTATTGATTTAACCGGATTTTATGGTGGCGAAAACTACTATTTTCCTGGGCATTGGTCTTGGATTTACAGCCACGCTAACCATGCAAATTTTGATTTTAATGGAGAACCAGTCTTATTAAAAGGTGAAAATGTGACTATTATGGAGTGGTTAGCTGCTCAAAAAAAGTAAGAATTGCCTTAATTCTACTCAAAACAAGCAAAAACTCTTAAAGTATTCACAAAATATTGATTTAAAAAAAGTTTAAACCCTGTTTGTCAACTATTGGCGTCATCTTTGCAGCTTAATAAGTATTATAAATTAAATTACATTACAATGAGTAAAGGAACAGTAAAATTTTTCAATGACACAAAAGGATTCGGTTTTATCACTGAAGAAGGAGTTGAAAAAGACCACTTTGTACACATTTCAGGTTTAATCGACGAAATTCGTGAAGGCGATGAAGTTGAATTCGAACTTAAAGAAGGAAACAAAGGATTAAACGCAGTGAACGTTAAAGTTATCTAAGACATATATACTTTCAAGTTTAATAAAAAGCTCTTCAGAAATGAAGAGCTTTTTTTATTATCGCTCATTTTTAAGCCTATCGAAATCTTTTTCTAATTGAAATAGTTTCTCTTCTATATTAAAATTGGTCTCAGGCAATCTGTGATAGAACACATACCTAACACGCCACATCTCTTTTATTTCTTTAGATTGCAATTCCACATCATCTACATTCTTGTGCTCGGCACGTAAAACATAAGTATCATTGGTTATAAATAATCGCCTAAGAATGATGCTTTTATCTGTAATTACAAAAACAAGTGTTCCATTATTCAATTTTGAGTATACCGATGGCGGAATCAATTCACCTATGGCAATATCTTTTGGGAACATGCCCAATTCATTTTTACTCATTTCTAAATTCTGTACAGTGTAAGCCCTGAATTTCTTATCAGGATTAATAGGTAAGGATAGAAATGGTAAATCTTGAATGTAAGAATATTTATTATAATACTTAATATAATCGTTCTGATTTAAGGTGGTAATACAAGGTACTTTTATAAAAAACTCTTGCTCACCTAAATCTTGTTCAACAGTTAAATTTCCTTTAAACTTTAATAAATTATTTACGGTTAATTCTGTTGTTAATAGGTCATCAATAGGAATGCTAAAATAATTAGCAATTTTAATTAGTGTTTCTAATTTAGGTTCACTTCGTCCTTCTTCATACGCCCCTAAGGTCCCTCTTTTAAGCTCAAATAGCTCTGCAAACGCCTGTTGACTAAGACTTTTTAAACTTCTTATTTTTCTAATATTCTTTCCGAAGTATGACATATTTTGCTAATAAAATTTGCAATTGATAAAAATATTATTATATTTGTCTAACAAAATTAGCAATTATTATTTGAATTGCTATTATTTTGAGCCAGTATTTTTTATTAACCGATTTTAAAACACAATATTATGTTCATCGTCGTTGTTTACATTTTAGCGTTCCTAATCTCAATTTAAGAAATCACATCAATAATATGTTGTATTATTGAATCTAAGAATCCACCTACAAAAACTAACCAATATGAAAAACCATTTTAATATAACCAGAGATTACCTTCTTCAATTAAATTTTAATATCGTTAAAGAGAATAGAGTGGACGGTATTTTGGTTGTAGAGAAAGAAGATTCTGGGATAAAAAACTTGATTTTAGGGGTGTCACCACCAATTTTGATTATGGAACAATTTATATTTTCTGTTCATAATCAATCTGAAAAAATCTTTAAAAATTTACTTCAGAAAAACAGAGATATCATTCATGGAGCTTTTGTTTTAGACGAAACGGCAAACCGGGTCATATTCAGAGATACATTACAAATCGAGAATATGGATTTAAACGAGTTTGAGGCTAGTCTTAATTCTTTAAGCTTACTAATGAGTGAATACTCAGATCAAATAATTGAATTTTCTAAATATTAAAAATAATAAATCATGAATATATTTAAAAGACTATTTAAAATAGGAGAGGCTGAAACTAATTCGGCAATTGACAAAATGGAAGATCCTATAAAAATGACTGAACAGGGCATTAGGGATATGAAAATAGACCTAGAAAAAAGTTTAGAAGCGCTTGCACAAGTAAAAGCGCTTGCTATACGTTCTAAGAACGATCAAGATGTTTACAAGAACAAAGCAAAGGAATATCAAGACAAAGCCATTATTATTTTAAAGAAGGCTAACAATAAAGAAATGGATGCTGTAGAAGCAGACAGACTTGCTAAAGAAGCTTTAGTTCAAAAAGAAAACAACGAAAAGCAATTAGAAGCTACCAAGAAAGAAACGGATAAATTCGAGGTTAATGTTAGTCAAATGCAAGGTAATGTTGAGGCTTTAAAAGCTAACATTGGTAATTGGGAAAATGAGCTTAAAACGCTTAAAGCCCGTGTTAAGGTAAGTAATGCTACCAAAAATTTAAACAAGCAAATGGCTGAATTAGATAGTACTGGTACAGTGTCTATGCTTGAAAGAATGAAAGAGAAAATTGCTCAAGAAGAAGCCTTGGCAGAAGCTTATGGCGATATAGCAAATTCTAGTAAATCTATTGATGAAGAATTAGACAAAGTTGCTGATACTACTGAAGCTGCTGCAGATGATGAACTTCAAAAATTAAAAGAACAACTAGGGTTTAATAAATCCAAAAAATAAAAATTTGAATCAATTAATAGACATATTATTTTCTGAGGTAAATATCACGTTAACCTTGTTATTGATACTCCTTCTGGTGTATTGGATCATAACCATGATAGGTGGTCTTGATTTCGATCTAGATATTGATGTCGATATAGATGTAGATATAGACTTTGACTCTGGTATAGAAGGTGGTAATCTTGATTTTGAAGATATCTCGAATACCGAAGTCAATCAAGATGATGTCATAGGCAAAAGGCGCAGACCATTAAAATGGTGGCAAATTTTTCTTATCTACTTCAACTTTGTAGGGTTACCTTTCATGTTTACGTTTACCTGTTGGATATTTGTTTGGTGGTTGATTACAACACTAATGACCACATTGACGTTTACCTATGATAACTTTATAGGTTTCATAATTATGATAGCTGCACTTTTTCCAGCATTATTTGTCAATAAGCTATTTACCACTCCGTTTAAAGGTTTCTTTAAGCAATTAAATAAAGATGGGGATGCACCAGTAGATTTTTTAGGCAGGCAAGCAATATTGCTATCAAACATTACTGAAGACAAAATGGGTAATGCAGAAGTCAAGGCAGACGGTAATAGTCATTCTATTTATGTTAAATCTTTAGACCGTAAGCCATTAACTTATGGTAGCTCGGTATTAATCATCAAAAGATCTGCGGATCATACATATTTTCTAGTTCAATCTTATAACCAATAAAACTTAAATCATTTATGGAATCCATCTTTTCAATTATCGGTATAGGTCTTGGGGTCATCCTCTTCCTTATCATTGTTTATTTTGCAATAATTGCAATGTTCTACAAAAAAGTTCATCAAGGTCAAGCCTTGGTTAGAACTGGATTTGGAGGAACTAAAGTAGCTACGGACAAAGGTCTGTATGTTGTGCCAGTATTTCATAGGGTTGAAGTAATGGACATTTCAGTAAAGAAAATTCAAATTGAAAGACTCGCTACTGAAGGTTTAATTTGTAAGGATAACATGCGTGCCGATATTAAAGTGGCATTCTTCGTTAGAGTAAATAATGAAGTTAATTTCATTAAAAAAGTAGCTCAAACCATTGGTGTTCAAAGAGCATCACGTCAAGAAACCTTAGAAGAGCTATTTGAAGCTAAGTTTTCTGAAGCTTTAAAAACCGTTGGTAAAAAGTTTGATTTCATTCAATTATATGAAGCTCGTAGAGAGTTTAGAGATGAAATTGTAGATATTATTGGTACAGACCTTAACGGGTATACATTAGAAGATTGTGCTATTGACTACCTAGAACAAACGGCTGTTGCACATTTAAAGGCTGATAACATTCTTGATGCAGAAGGTATTAAGAAAATCAACGATTTAACTGCTGCCCAAAATGTGAAGTCAAATCTTATTAAGCGTGATGAGGAGAAAACAATTCGTAAGCAAGATGTTGAAGCACGTGAAGCTATTTTAGAACTTGATAAGCAATTGGCTGAAAAAGAAGAACAGCAAAAAAGAGAAATTGCAAATATAAAATCTCGCGAAGAGGCTGAAATTTTAAAGGTGTCCGAAGAAGAGTTATTAAAGTCAGAAACCGCTCGTATTGCTACTCGCGAAAAAGTGAAAGTTGCCGAAGAAAACATGGAGCGTCAAATTATTGTTGCTTTAAAGAATAAGCAACGTACAGATGCCGTAGAAACTGAAAGAGTTGAAAAAGACAGACTTTTAGAGGCTACAGAAAGAGAAAGAGTAGTTACGCTTGCCCAAATTGAAAAAGAGAAAGTAGTTGAAGTTGAGAAGAAGAATATTCAAGATGTTATTCGTGATCGTGTTACTCTAGAAAAGGGAGTAGTGGAAGAGCAAGAAAACATGAAAGATATTCAAGCTTTCAAAACTGCTGATCGAGATAAGCAAGTGAAAATTACTAATGCTGAAGGAAATGCTCAAGAAGATTTAATTAAAACCATTAAGGCTGCTGAAGCTCAAAAAGAAGCTGCTAAGCAAAAAGCGGAGGAAATCAATATTGAAGCATTGGCTCATAAAGAAGCCAGTGAGAAAGAGGCTGATGCGCGTAAAATTTTAGCTGAGGCTCAAGCAAAAGAAGAAGCAATTGTTGGTATGTCTGAAGCGCAAGTGATGCATGCGAAAGCTGATGCTTATGAGCGTGAAGGAATTGTACAAGCTATTATCATTGAGAAAAAAGCGAAAGCAGAAGCAGTTGGCATCGAAGCTAAGGCAGATGCAAAACGTAAAGACGGATTAGCAGAAGCAGATATTATCAGAGAAAAAGCTATAGCAGATGCCGCTGGTATTGAAGAGAAAGCTAATGCAATGAAGAAATTAGATGGTGTTGGTAAAGAGCATGAAGAATTCAAATTACGTTTAGATAAAGAATTACAAGTTGATCTTGCTCACATCAATATTCAAAAAGATATAGCAGATGCGCAAGCACAAGTTATTGGTGATGCTTTAAAAGCTGCTAAAATTGATATTGTTGGTGGCGAAACTATGTTCTTTGACCAAATTATTGGGCAAATTACTAGAGCCAAAGGATATGATAGATTGGTTGAAAACAGTACCAACATACAAGATGTAAAAGATGCTATTTTAGGTAGTGATGATGTTAAGGGTAATCTATTAGAGAAAGTAAAAGAATTCGCTGATAAATACGGAATTTCATCTGAAGACCTTAAGAACGTAACTATTGCTAATTTACTGATGGACTTAAAGTCAAAGTCCAACGATAGCGACGAACAAACCTTATTTAGCAACCTATTTAACCTTGCAAAAGGATTAGGTATGGGAGATAAAAAGCTAAAATAACCAAGTGCGCTAAGAGTTTTTAAGTGAATTATTAATGTAATACTAAAGCCTAGTTACTTTTATGGCAGAAGAATTCCGAACAGACAAAACGGAAGAACATATTTTAGATGGTGGCACTTACGATGTAATTAAAAACCGACTGCAAAAGCAGAAGGAATTATTACAGAGTAAGCTTATCAATCTAAATGACGATAGAAAAACCGTATTCGGCTCATTAGAAACAAAACTTATTGCGAATGCCAGAATCAATACAGAAAACAATTGTATTGCACGCGACATTGTTTCTTTTGGAGATACGTGTTTGTTTGGGTATAATGTTCATTTCGGACTTAGAACTGAGATAACTATTAAAGACGTTTTTAGCGCTTATAAATTTGAAGAAAATAGTTTTAAATCTTCTACTCTTGATATACTAGATGATGAAATCTTTAAATCTGACTTTACCAATTTATACAAGTATTATAGAAATACGATATTTTCCAATTTTGCTATTATTGGTAATTATCTTCATATGGTTTTTCAGTTAAGCGAAAGCTCTACAGATATTAAAACTTTTAAATGGCTATTGGTTGATAATACCCTAAAGTATATAGATAACCGTAGCGAACATGAATATAAATTTCCTGTTCAGCAAGAATTTAAATGGCAAGAGGCTACAAGAGATATGCAACGTTACGGTGAGCACCCTCATGTATCTATTAAAGACCGTGTGTTTGTAGAAACTATTGGTGGTGACCTTACCATAAAAATTGAAGATAACACCGCTGAAGGCAAAGGTATTTTAGATGAACCTGTAGAATATGTAGACCAAACTCTTGACGATGGTCAGTATCGTTTTGGAGATTTGGGCAATCTTTTAATCTTAGAGATAAAACCCTTTCAAGAAGCTCCTCGATACTTTGTTTTTAACGACAAAATGAAAGAGGTTCAGAAAATTGAATCGGTTAAAAATGCCTGTATTTTATTGCCAGATGACCAGGGAATCATTTTTCCAACTGGTTATTATTTACAAACAGGAGAGTATCATATTTTTGATAATTCCATTCCCAATGTAAAATTTCAAGAACGTATTGTTTCTCCCAACGGAGAAGATTTTTTATATGTGTTCTATTCTGCTGCAGAAGGGCTATATAACCTTATGTCTTATAACATCATAAGTCAGGTTATAAAAACACCTATTATTTGTAACGGATTTACAATTTTAGAAAATGGTGAACTTTGTTACTTTAAAACAGAGCAAGAGCAAACCAAACATCATGTTGTTCAAATTTGGCAAACACCTTATTTAAAAGGTGATTACGTGCCTTCTCAGCATGAGGATACCTTGTTGTATAAAATTGGCAATAAAGATATTGTAAAAGCTATGGCAGAGGTCAATGGCTTAATTACACTTCTAAATAAAAACGATAACTACGCCGGACTATATAGTGATATTGCAAAATTTTCGAAAGACATATTAGATGCATATTATTGGTTGCAAGAGCCAGACACACATCAATTAAACGAGCCAATTGAAGAAATCAACAAGGCATCTAACGCGGCTATTGATGAGTTTGAAAAAGTAGTTCAACTTCGAAAGAATGCTCAAAATCAATCTAAATTAATTCGTCAAAACGCTGAGGAGTTATTTAATAAAATTAAGAGTACCTCATTTAAAAGTATCGATGAGTTTGTAGCGCTACTTACAAGGTTAAGATCTTTAAGAGGCGAAGCTATTTCACTAAAAGAAGTGAGATATATTGATTTGGAGTATTTAGAAGTACTCGAAGAGCAAATAGCAGAACAGACCAAGAAAATATCTGAACGTTGTGTTCAATTTTTATTGAATCCGAATGCATTGCAACCGTATCATGATGCGTTAAAGGATAAAAAGGAGTTTATAGCTACCGTTGAAAAAGTAATAGAAGCTAAAGAGAAAGAAGCTGAGATTAATGAAATCAGTACCGATCTTGAAATGTTGATTGATATTGTTTCAAATTTAGAGATTGAAGACACTGCGCATTCTACCAAAATAATCGATGATATTTCATTGATTTTCTCAACCATAAACGAACTTAAAGCTGCTTTAAAAAACAAGAGAAATTCTCTTGGTATATCTGAAGCCAAGGCAGAATTTGCAGCACAATTGAAATTGATCGATCAAAGTATCATCAATTATCTAGATATGGCGTCTACTCCTGAAAAGTGTGATGAATATCAGACAAAAACATCTATTCAATTAGAGGAACTAGAAGGTAAATTCACCGATTTTGAAGAGTTTATTGAAACAATCATTGAAAAAAGAGAAGAGGTATATGCTGCTTTTGATGCTAGAAAGAACTCTTTAATTGAAAAGCGAAATAAAAAATCTAGTGCTTTAGCCAATGCTTCTGCCAGAATATTAAAGGGTGTTCAGAAAAAGGCACAGAGTTTTAATTCTGCAGTGGAAATCAACGGATACTTTGCATCCGATTTAATGATCAATAAGCTTCGTGATATTATTTCACAGTTACAAGAGCTCGATGATAGTGGTAAAGCTGAAGAGATTGAAACCCAATTAAAGACCGCAAGGGAAGATGCCCTTAGAAAGTTAAAAGATAAGCTTGACCTTTATGAAGACGGCGACAGTGTAATTCGATTAGGAAAACATAAATTCGGAGTTAATAAGCAACAGTTAGACTTAACTATTGTTTTCCATAACAATGTGCTTAACTATCATTTGACAGGTACCGATTTTTACAAAGAACTGAACAATGAAGCGTTCGTTAAAAATCGACATTTGTGGGATCAAGAATATGTATCGGAAACCGATGACATCTATCGTGCTGCATATTTAGCATACAAAATATTTACAAATTTCACTGAAGATGATTTGCTTCCGCTAAGTGAAGAAGAGCTTTTGAAAGTTGTTCAAGAACAAAGTAGAAATGATTATTCTGAAGGTTATATTAAAGGTGTTCATGATGTAGATGCATCAAGAATACTGAAGCTTTTAGTGCATAAGCACCATGAATTAGATTTGCTTACGTACCGTCCAGAAATTCGCGGTTATGCCCAATTTTTCTGGAACGATTTAGATAAGGATGTTAAAGATGAATTGGACCAAGGTTTAAAAGCAGCTGGCGAGGTTTTACAATACTTCCCAGAATCTAAAGAGTATGCTTCAATTATTGAAGAATTACAAAATAAAATTGAGGTATTTGCCGAAGAAACAAAGTTATTCGATGCGCTTTTAAGCGTAGATATAGCTAAGTATTTATTTGAAGAGTTGAAATCAGATTCTGAATTTGTCTATAGTGGTTTCGCCATTCAATTAAAAGATGAGTTTTTAAAATTACTTAAATCTCACCAGGCAGATTTAAAGTTTAAGAAAAGTGTTGAAGACGCTCCTAAACTTGCTTCTAAAGTTCGTTTGGTAAAACAATGGGTTGGTGCATTTTTAAAATCTAAAAAAGATATTAAAAACGCAATTGATAATAACAGATATGAAAATGAAATTGTTAGTGCAATTTTATTTAGAGACGAATCTGCTTCTAAAATTAAAGCGGTTTCACCTAATGAAGTTTTAAAAGACTTGAGAGGATCACACAGTACTATTGTTGAAGGAATTTACTCATTTAATTACCACGATTTTATCTCTAGGTTACATTTATTTTTATCAGATGAAGTTCCTGCTTTTCTAAAATTTAAAAAGACTAAGCTTGAAATCACCGAGAAATTAAAGACCGATTTAAAGTTAGAAGAGTTTAAGCCAAGAGTGCTTACCTCTTTCGTACGAAACAAATTAATTGATGAAGTGTACCTTCCCATTTTTGGTAATAATTTAGCCAAACAATTAGGTACTGTAGGTGCGAACAAGCGTACCGATAGAATGGGTATGTTGCTTTTAATATCTCCACCAGGTTACGGTAAAACTACTTTGATGGAATACATTGCCAACCGCCTAGGTTTAATTTTCGTTAAGATTAACGGACCTGCAATTGGTCATGAAGTAACCAATGTAGACCCAGCTTCAGCAAAGAATAGTGCCGCCCGAGAAGAACTTAAAAAGTTGAATCTTGCTTTTGAAATGGGAAACAATGTAATGCTATATATTGATGATATTCAGCATTGTAATCCAGAATTTTTACAAAAGTTTATTTCACTATCAGATGGTACTCGTAAAATTGAAGGTGTTTATGAGGGTCAGCCCAAAACATACGATTTACGCGGTAAAAAATTCTGCGTAATTATGGCAGGTAATCCATATACGGAAAGCGGAGAGAAATTTCAGATTCCAGATATGTTAGCCAACCGTGCCGACATTTATAACCTAGGTGATATTATTGGCGAAACAGAACACTTGTTTAGATTAAGTCTGATTGAAAATTCACTTACCGCAAACCCCATTTTGCAGCAATTGGCGAGTAAAGAATTTGACGATGTGTATACCTTGGTAGAACAAATTGAGTCTAAGTCTGACGAAGGTCAACTTATTGGTAACCATTCTAGCCAAGAAGTTGAAGAATACAAAAAGGTACTTGAAAAAGTTTTAAGGGTACGAGATGTATTGTTGAAAGTAAATGCAACATATATTAAAAGTGCAGCCATGCAAGACGAGTATCGTACAGAGCCTTCTTTTAAACTTCAAGGTTCTTATAGAGACATGAATAAATTGGTGGCTCAGATTGTGCCTATCATGAATGAAAAAGAACTAAACACCATGTTACGTTCTCATTATGAGAACGAAGCACAAACTTTGACCGGTTCTGCTGAATCTAATTTACTAAAGTACAATGAGTTAATAGGAAATCTTTCAACAGAAGAAGATACACGTTGGAGCGCTATTAAGGAACAATTTGTAAAAAATAATAAGCTAAAAGGTTTTGGTAATGCTAATGAAATGGCACAAGTACTTTCTCAAATGATGGAATTTTCTGAAAATTTAGCGGGCATAAAATCGGTTCTTGAAAAAGGTCTGAATAACGAGTAGCTATCAACCAGAGGTTATTTTTTTCTTTTATTACTGAATTTCAAGCTTTCACGTCAAAATAAAGATGTAATTTTGCACCCGCAAAAAAGCTGTATTATGAAGCGCATTAATGAATACAAGAAACTCTTCGGGGTTGAAAAAGAGATTGAACTTAAAGCACTTAAGTCCACGTATAGAGGTTTAGTTAAAGAATGGCACCCAGACAAGTTTCAAGAAGGTGATGAAAAAAGAGAAGAAGCTGAAGTTCAAAGTCGTCGTATTATTGACGGATATCACTTTTTAGTAAGTATCGCTCCTGAAACCAAAGAAGCTAATAAAGAAGTATACAACGAGTCTATAAACTCTGGTGTTGCTGATTTTCAGCACAATGGTTTAGTTTTAGAAGTTACTTTCGTTGATGGTGCTACGTATGAGTACTTCGGTGTAACGAAGCCTATTTTCCAGAAAATGATCAATTCTAACAAGTTGAACAGATTTGCGAAAAGAACAATTTTCCCAAATTATTTGTACAGAAAATCGAAACGTGACCTTCAAGAGGCATAATCGTATATAAA
Above is a window of Maribacter aquivivus DNA encoding:
- a CDS encoding KTSC domain-containing protein — its product is MKRINEYKKLFGVEKEIELKALKSTYRGLVKEWHPDKFQEGDEKREEAEVQSRRIIDGYHFLVSIAPETKEANKEVYNESINSGVADFQHNGLVLEVTFVDGATYEYFGVTKPIFQKMINSNKLNRFAKRTIFPNYLYRKSKRDLQEA
- a CDS encoding DNA repair ATPase translates to MAEEFRTDKTEEHILDGGTYDVIKNRLQKQKELLQSKLINLNDDRKTVFGSLETKLIANARINTENNCIARDIVSFGDTCLFGYNVHFGLRTEITIKDVFSAYKFEENSFKSSTLDILDDEIFKSDFTNLYKYYRNTIFSNFAIIGNYLHMVFQLSESSTDIKTFKWLLVDNTLKYIDNRSEHEYKFPVQQEFKWQEATRDMQRYGEHPHVSIKDRVFVETIGGDLTIKIEDNTAEGKGILDEPVEYVDQTLDDGQYRFGDLGNLLILEIKPFQEAPRYFVFNDKMKEVQKIESVKNACILLPDDQGIIFPTGYYLQTGEYHIFDNSIPNVKFQERIVSPNGEDFLYVFYSAAEGLYNLMSYNIISQVIKTPIICNGFTILENGELCYFKTEQEQTKHHVVQIWQTPYLKGDYVPSQHEDTLLYKIGNKDIVKAMAEVNGLITLLNKNDNYAGLYSDIAKFSKDILDAYYWLQEPDTHQLNEPIEEINKASNAAIDEFEKVVQLRKNAQNQSKLIRQNAEELFNKIKSTSFKSIDEFVALLTRLRSLRGEAISLKEVRYIDLEYLEVLEEQIAEQTKKISERCVQFLLNPNALQPYHDALKDKKEFIATVEKVIEAKEKEAEINEISTDLEMLIDIVSNLEIEDTAHSTKIIDDISLIFSTINELKAALKNKRNSLGISEAKAEFAAQLKLIDQSIINYLDMASTPEKCDEYQTKTSIQLEELEGKFTDFEEFIETIIEKREEVYAAFDARKNSLIEKRNKKSSALANASARILKGVQKKAQSFNSAVEINGYFASDLMINKLRDIISQLQELDDSGKAEEIETQLKTAREDALRKLKDKLDLYEDGDSVIRLGKHKFGVNKQQLDLTIVFHNNVLNYHLTGTDFYKELNNEAFVKNRHLWDQEYVSETDDIYRAAYLAYKIFTNFTEDDLLPLSEEELLKVVQEQSRNDYSEGYIKGVHDVDASRILKLLVHKHHELDLLTYRPEIRGYAQFFWNDLDKDVKDELDQGLKAAGEVLQYFPESKEYASIIEELQNKIEVFAEETKLFDALLSVDIAKYLFEELKSDSEFVYSGFAIQLKDEFLKLLKSHQADLKFKKSVEDAPKLASKVRLVKQWVGAFLKSKKDIKNAIDNNRYENEIVSAILFRDESASKIKAVSPNEVLKDLRGSHSTIVEGIYSFNYHDFISRLHLFLSDEVPAFLKFKKTKLEITEKLKTDLKLEEFKPRVLTSFVRNKLIDEVYLPIFGNNLAKQLGTVGANKRTDRMGMLLLISPPGYGKTTLMEYIANRLGLIFVKINGPAIGHEVTNVDPASAKNSAAREELKKLNLAFEMGNNVMLYIDDIQHCNPEFLQKFISLSDGTRKIEGVYEGQPKTYDLRGKKFCVIMAGNPYTESGEKFQIPDMLANRADIYNLGDIIGETEHLFRLSLIENSLTANPILQQLASKEFDDVYTLVEQIESKSDEGQLIGNHSSQEVEEYKKVLEKVLRVRDVLLKVNATYIKSAAMQDEYRTEPSFKLQGSYRDMNKLVAQIVPIMNEKELNTMLRSHYENEAQTLTGSAESNLLKYNELIGNLSTEEDTRWSAIKEQFVKNNKLKGFGNANEMAQVLSQMMEFSENLAGIKSVLEKGLNNE
- a CDS encoding PspA/IM30 family protein — its product is MNIFKRLFKIGEAETNSAIDKMEDPIKMTEQGIRDMKIDLEKSLEALAQVKALAIRSKNDQDVYKNKAKEYQDKAIIILKKANNKEMDAVEADRLAKEALVQKENNEKQLEATKKETDKFEVNVSQMQGNVEALKANIGNWENELKTLKARVKVSNATKNLNKQMAELDSTGTVSMLERMKEKIAQEEALAEAYGDIANSSKSIDEELDKVADTTEAAADDELQKLKEQLGFNKSKK
- a CDS encoding cold-shock protein; this encodes MSKGTVKFFNDTKGFGFITEEGVEKDHFVHISGLIDEIREGDEVEFELKEGNKGLNAVNVKVI
- a CDS encoding helix-turn-helix domain-containing protein, translated to MSYFGKNIRKIRSLKSLSQQAFAELFELKRGTLGAYEEGRSEPKLETLIKIANYFSIPIDDLLTTELTVNNLLKFKGNLTVEQDLGEQEFFIKVPCITTLNQNDYIKYYNKYSYIQDLPFLSLPINPDKKFRAYTVQNLEMSKNELGMFPKDIAIGELIPPSVYSKLNNGTLVFVITDKSIILRRLFITNDTYVLRAEHKNVDDVELQSKEIKEMWRVRYVFYHRLPETNFNIEEKLFQLEKDFDRLKNER
- a CDS encoding SPFH domain-containing protein; the protein is MESIFSIIGIGLGVILFLIIVYFAIIAMFYKKVHQGQALVRTGFGGTKVATDKGLYVVPVFHRVEVMDISVKKIQIERLATEGLICKDNMRADIKVAFFVRVNNEVNFIKKVAQTIGVQRASRQETLEELFEAKFSEALKTVGKKFDFIQLYEARREFRDEIVDIIGTDLNGYTLEDCAIDYLEQTAVAHLKADNILDAEGIKKINDLTAAQNVKSNLIKRDEEKTIRKQDVEAREAILELDKQLAEKEEQQKREIANIKSREEAEILKVSEEELLKSETARIATREKVKVAEENMERQIIVALKNKQRTDAVETERVEKDRLLEATERERVVTLAQIEKEKVVEVEKKNIQDVIRDRVTLEKGVVEEQENMKDIQAFKTADRDKQVKITNAEGNAQEDLIKTIKAAEAQKEAAKQKAEEINIEALAHKEASEKEADARKILAEAQAKEEAIVGMSEAQVMHAKADAYEREGIVQAIIIEKKAKAEAVGIEAKADAKRKDGLAEADIIREKAIADAAGIEEKANAMKKLDGVGKEHEEFKLRLDKELQVDLAHINIQKDIADAQAQVIGDALKAAKIDIVGGETMFFDQIIGQITRAKGYDRLVENSTNIQDVKDAILGSDDVKGNLLEKVKEFADKYGISSEDLKNVTIANLLMDLKSKSNDSDEQTLFSNLFNLAKGLGMGDKKLK
- a CDS encoding type III secretion system chaperone family protein — protein: MKNHFNITRDYLLQLNFNIVKENRVDGILVVEKEDSGIKNLILGVSPPILIMEQFIFSVHNQSEKIFKNLLQKNRDIIHGAFVLDETANRVIFRDTLQIENMDLNEFEASLNSLSLLMSEYSDQIIEFSKY
- a CDS encoding OB-fold-containig protein → MNQLIDILFSEVNITLTLLLILLLVYWIITMIGGLDFDLDIDVDIDVDIDFDSGIEGGNLDFEDISNTEVNQDDVIGKRRRPLKWWQIFLIYFNFVGLPFMFTFTCWIFVWWLITTLMTTLTFTYDNFIGFIIMIAALFPALFVNKLFTTPFKGFFKQLNKDGDAPVDFLGRQAILLSNITEDKMGNAEVKADGNSHSIYVKSLDRKPLTYGSSVLIIKRSADHTYFLVQSYNQ